The window ttttcattaaaataagTTGGACAAGAGAGGGCACAAGATCCTGAGATGAAAGCTGAGAGAATGTTGGTCTCAATAAGTATATAAGAACAGAAGCATGAGCTAGGCCATTTTTAAGAAGAGAAGCCAAACAATCAAAATCAGAGTTCACGTTTGTGAGGGTTTCAACAACAGCACCATCATCAGCAAATATTAGTTCAGAGAGGATGTAAACAGATGCACTTAGAATCTCCCTGTTCATAGAAGCTGTTAATATCTCCATGAATGAATTTGTTATTGTAGGCTTGGACAAGAAAGAATGAAGACCAGGATCACCTTTTGCGTCCTTCCATTTTTTCACGATAGTCAAGACAGCTGCTTCGCATTCTTGTAAATTCTCGGAAGTGCATAAACATGTAATGTGGGGTTCCAAACcatttattattgtttcaagAGCAGCCTGAGATATCACACTGGTTGGTGATTTTGACTCTGTTTCTCGCATAAATCTACTCAGCCTACTAGTGTTGCTATATTCAGTCCTTGCTCTATTGTTAGAAGGGCTATTAGACACTCTAGATGGAGTGGATGTTTCTTTTGAAGAGAGATTACTGAGAGAACTTCTAGGTGTTTCTGCATAAGAAAACTCCAGAGCAATATCGGGATTCTGCTCTTTCCAGGTGGTTATTAGCCTCTTTAGAACATAGTTTGTTTTTGGAAGCGTGGATGCAGATAAAGGTTGCCTTGTGATAGGACAAGATGTATTTCCTCTGTTCATCCATTCTTCAATTGCTCTTCTTTCATATGTCTGGCCTGTTTCAAGGGTCACAGGATCATCAAAGATTTGTCCAGTGATTGGGCAGACAAAATCCTTTGGTCTTGCTTGAGATAATTTCTCAGACAGTGGTAGAGATGCACTACTATAACTTCCTTCATCACTTCCACTCATTAGTGGGCTGCAGATTTACAACAAAATGTTAAGAGAAACTTTTTTTCATGGTAAAAAAGGAACACCATGGGCCATTTGGGAACACTTTTTTTTCGTTATTTTTTTCATGTTAGAAATCTCAGGATTCACATAAGATCACGTTCAGAAACAAAACTTAATTATACGTATTCATGAATTTATTGATGATTCCTTATGTGGATCCTGATTCACATCCAGAAACAAAAAGTGTTCCGAAATGGGACAATATAAATCAATCACCTATTCCTTTGTTCTTGGCTGGCTACATTTTCAAAATCCGTGCTCCACTCGGGACCAACTTTTCTCCTACCGCCTCTCTTTATCCCCTGAATTTCTAAGAAGCTATTGATATGACTTCTACAAAATAAGCAATTAAAAAAAGGTTTTAACTGGTTGAAAGGATCAGTATGTACCGTTGATTCACAATCTGAGTCTAAGGAACCACTACTTGAATCATCACGCAGTTGAGGAGAAGCAACAGGTGATGGGGAGTTAATGGGGGACTCTGCAGCAGCACGAGTTGACAAAAGTCGTAACACAGAAACAGGATTCTTCCAATGATGTACGTCTTGTCCTGAAGATGGCGAATTCTTTGGAGAAGGAGTTGTAGGGGAATGCAGAGGAGAATGCCTCCTACTACTATTTGATTCTTTTGATTTGGTATTAAGGTTAGTTCCATCATAATTGTTCATCCTGAAGCTGTTAAGAGGTACTATGTGAGATTTAATCTCAGAATTCTCACACGCATCACGCTCCTTGTCAAATTCATCTCCGTTTTCCTacagaagaaaagaaaatagaagTTGAATAATGATGTATAGTACATAATCACTAGCCAATCTACTAAATTTTCATTATTCTTACTTGcatatttgaaatgaaagactCTCCTTGGTCTTCCATGGTGGTGGAAGTTCTCCACGATCGACTGGAATGAGGACTTCAAGGAAACATCTTTTTAGAAcactttaaaagaaaataaatgtatcaaaacatATGCGAAGCAAGAAGATGACACGGACCTTGTACCTTCTTCTCTTTCATTTCTTCTATGTTTCATCATTGGAGAGAATCCAGCACTCTTTGGCAAGATGGGTCCAAATTTGATGAAGTCAGGAATAGACCTGCTAACTTCATGCAAAGGAGTCATGGGTGGCTCGGCTATTGGTATCATGGGAATCACTTTCCCATTTGTAGAATCAACATTCATCATGCTTTCTCGATAATACTTAGCGTAGAGCTTTGTGTTTTCATCCAGTGATTGTCCATAAAGCTCTTCCAGTCTCTGCACTTTTTCCGCTTGATCAGGCCTCAAAGAAAATATTAGAGATTCATTGAAACATTGATCAAAATCAACAGTCAATGACAAATCAGAGGAATCTGGTATAGCTTCCATTACAAGCCTACGTCTTTCCTGAGTGTACCATCCTACAATTGCGCTCATGTGAGGAAGAAATAGATCTCTCCATAGTTCAGGGGCAAAATCTATGCGAGAGAAGAAAGGGTCAACATGGAACATCTCAAGGATATGAAGAACAGCATTATGGGAATTGTTCCTCAATTTCCACAAATAAGAAAGGTTGAGATGGGCCCAAGCAGACAGATAAAAGTTAGGTACCCCTGCAGTTTTTCGGCCAGAATTCAACATGGCACAAACCTGTAACATCTTCTCTGCATAATCAAGGCGTGCCAGCTTAGTTTCCATATTACTAGTGTTAATTGCTTCATCAAGGGCATCAATTCCCCAATCTAAATTGGCTAACACAGCTTGATCAGAGTACCCAACTTCCATGTCCTTGTCATTAGTCCCATCCTCGGCTGCCAATCTCTCTGCACACTGTTCTTTCTGTTGGATTCTCAGTTCTTTATCAAGCAATCTATCTTGGAGAAAACTTCCAACAGTTGTTACCAgatatttttttgtattctCTGGGTCCATTGAGAAGCCATAGTTTCCAGCCATGTTTAGAAAGAAAATCCAATGTTTGAAGAAAACATGTAATTAAATGGATTTGTTGGTATTCATTATTATCACCGCAAACTGGttcttcaattcaattcaatttaaggAGAAGTTGAGATGATCAAAGATAGATAGATGTTCCGGGAACTACATAACAGcagattaaaaaacaaaaaattactaaaaaaaattattggaaaCATTGAGATTTGATACTGAATCAGCTTAACTGCATAGAACATTTGTATATAAAATACAAGGAAATACACTGTACACATATAACGGCAAAGGAAGTTATTACCTTAATGTTTCGCACAGGGAGAAGCGTCAATCGCATAGTATTCGACGAAAAATGATAGCAGATCCTTTGTTGGACCGATAGAAATCTTCAGGTCATCTTCATTAACTGTCTAAATCAGTTTTGTCAAGAAATACAGAGAAAGCCGGCTTTGGTAACAATGAAATCGGGCGCCGGCTCTGAGCAATTTGATGCTTTGGCTTTTGTGACAACGACTGATGATGAAAGTGACACCAAATTGAATAATGGTGGACCGATTCGCTTCAGAAGAAGCCAAAAGCAGCGGGAAAGCATCTTGCATTTCTTCATTGCCGAAGATACCTTCATCCCTGCAAGCAAATTAGTCAAACCAGCTGCATTGTTCATGCATATGTTACATTGAAGCATCGTTTACAATTTCAGAAAAGCCATAATATCAAAATAGGGCTAATGCTTACATTAAACAAAAAGGCCAATAAGACGGTTTCTTTCTATCGCCAATACTAACCAccttatttttttctctaaataataAACTCATACCTTCTTTTTACGACGAATTGTCGGAAAGGATTACAATTATAATCCATAATTTTGCAATTTTCGATTTGAATTGTTTTGTTTGGAAGATTTTTTTCGTTTCACTAGCAGTTGATCTGTTATATGGTGACAATAATATTTATGTCTGTTGCACActcattttaacattaataaaaaaaaacggATAGAGTAAATGAACTATTCACTCTGTTGCAATTAATTCACGGAGACATTTAATCccttagataaaatatttatgttgcgcgaaacaaaattataatgttCATGTCTTATTAATATAACTGGTGATGATTATGATAATTGTCCAAAAGCATCATCCATAAATAATTCACATTGTATGTTATGTCTTTTTCTCTTGAGGTCACAAGATTTATTCACAAACGAAGATGGAGTgaatattgttaatattaaatataataaaaattaattattgaatttaaataattcaattcttagctaaaaatcaaaattaatttacataaaatCGTTAATACTTTAAAttgaagatttattttaaataataaaaaaattactttccAACATTTTATTCCTGAGAATATTATGACAATAggattaaaaatgttaaatattatggtaatattattatcatgtttattattttagtcACTTTTTTTATAAGCacaatttcatatttataaaagaaaatacattatctatataataatgaaaGTCTCTGATacaataattttcattttttccaAATTCTAAACACAATATAAGGGCGGATATATTTGTCCTTAAAAATGTTGATTcacaatatttcatttttttcaattattttatatccctttttattcataaaataaatcgTATACATTTGTTAATATTGTCAATGTTAATGAAATTGCAACAGATCAATGCACATTATGTTACAATGGGTTTTATGGGATATGGTTTGTTATTTTTTTCCGATTATTATTCTTTCAAAGGCGAAATCTCATTATCCAATCTATATTACGACGCTTTAggatcggtcctaggttaagtcAGCAAACCCTTGGACTAGGACAGCccattaataaaacatataataaaacatataagatatttagataaatttatagttttttaaatataaaatgttattcaaAATACaaacttatcatttttttagattaaaccGAGGgcaacaataaaaaattattattttcttaccGGGGTTGAGGCGATGTTGATAATTGCGTGGATTTctctcattttaatatattgtcaTAGTTATTTCTCTCATTTTATCGCACTAGTGAATTGgtatcaataatattttactattaaaCTGGTAATTCTTTTATCATGGTATATCTACCTATTCAccaaactattttaatataaacaattcaaattcaaaatgattTACCATCCTAGGGAATTAttaagtttgaaaaatatatcattaatgttataaattatcaatCTCAACCTCAATTTATATACttcaaaaatatatcattaatgttataaattatcaatCTCAACCTCAATTTATATACTTCAATCCCATATTAAGATTAAGAAAAGtgtttcttatttgtttttctttgttttttttttctcttctattttCACTTTTGAATGCATCaatatctttttaataaaagttacatttataaagaataaaataaattattatatatgttacaaatattataaaatattaaatattacaatatcatttatttatatacataaatttgaatGTACATGAAAGAGACAGTATGTAATAAAGGGAATATacaatatgttttattttttgattatataaattatgtatcttataaagaaattaaattatatatataaaaacaattataataataatatataaaaacatatttcttaatcatattatgataatatttttaatttatataataatacctacaaaatatatatatatatatatatatatatatatatatatattagtatgaTTTAATACTTACACTAAAGGATATGGCGGGCCTgggtaaaattataaatactttatatacatgtaaatttgtttaataaatagatttattCTAGTTGGTTTGGTGCTGCTCTGCCTCACCCttcattttatacaattttaatttcttaattatattttaaacattaatatataaataagatttatttatataggttaaagtataagaaattatatataaaataatataaataatataataatattattcatttaaaactataaatatttttattaatttcaatataattaataatacaaattaattacaagataaagattaaaataataatttatataaatataatggtaaaatagtcttttaaaaattaatataatttattatactattctaacttaaaatatgattttaattaaataattattattaatattttattttatacaaataatattttctaatatacaaatatttataatgatacataaattttaattaatatataaataagatttatttatataagttaaagtataaagaattgtatataaaataatgtaaatcatataataatattattcatttaaaattatacttataagataaatatatattatttttattaatttcaatataattaataataaaaattaattataagataaagattaaaataataaattatataaatataatcgtAAAATAGCCTTTTATATTTCACAACTTAACTCTGCTTTAGAACTTCGAAACAACTTTAAGTTGTTTAATGCTAATGATATTCACAATCTTGCAGAAAAATtatatcttaataattttaGTGGTCAATAACTACATTAGTTGAGAACTCAGTTGGAGCATTATAAGCTtatatagttaatcatgaaaaGTTTCAGAATATTTCCACTATTTCATAATTATGTCGATTTGTAGAGACTGAAAAAACACATTATTATCACTTAATTGACAGATTGATTCGTCTTGTTTTAACGCTCCATGTTTCTACTGCAACAACGGAACGATCATTTTCAGTTACGAAACttcttaaaacattttttataataagatgGAAGAAGAATTCTTGGCAGAATCTATGATTATCTACATTAAAAGAGagtttattacaataatatatatcgaTTCAATAATCAATGAGTTATATTCAATGAAAAATCGCAGGATATAACTTCAGTAGTTCGATTTAGAatctacaattttttttatgtgattttataatttttcatagtatatatatatatatatattataactaccTATATTATTTtccttagaattttttttgacaGGTCAgacttaaatgatttttatttatggtTATGTCCTTAGCCCCTTGAATATAAAGTctataaaagatatataatttatataacttaagaAAAACTGAagactatataatatatatttaaatcgcTTACAATACTACAAGCTGTTGATTtagttattatattagtttgtttcttttattcaaataatgcggattaaacaaaatttgaagTTAGGTGAaacactaataaaaaatatttaaacaatggACAAAGTCAAAATAATTGTCACATTCTACGGTCAACCGAACCGAAAGTAATCCCATTTTTGAAAATCAGGCTTATTTATCATCCACTAATATGTGGACACGCTCACCATTCTGATTATCTCACGTCTGCAATCATTTAATATGTttggaattaatattaattttatgattatgataacttcatatttataattttgaaaaataacttatatttatgTTCGTAGTCATTTATAAGTTCAATtagttaagttatttttattttattttaaattagttaagttATTCTAAAATTGTTACTCACACTATGTagagaaaaatatcaatttataatatcaattaagttattattaaattattacttttataaaaataataatattaatctttaatttattaagataatttaagTGATAAACATTTTGAGGTTAAATTTctacttaaaaaattatcaaataaaatgaaattatgattGTGACCTTTGTGGGTTCATATTagtttcttataatttaaaaaatatatattttatttaacaaaattaacatatattattaatatcataaatacaattatgaaatatatgaaatagaaaaatatacatTGGTGACATATATAGTAAGCAATGAGTGCAACTGGAGAATATAAAAAACGGTTAAGTCTTTGGTCTCTGCAATTAAAGGGGGAATGCGGATCAAATtgagtcattttttttatataatttaaattcggATATACTCAATTACGACTACTATACATAAGATGTCAGATTTgagtattttttataatttttaaatttccgaCTCTGTAGTCTTTAcatttaataattcataaattgattttaatcaaacaaaattaaatataaaatatcaatgtGTTTAGGGTGTATTTTGTGACATTTTAGACACTCATACGCTGTTTTCTTGTTATGTTTAAACGACTTTTATTTCGTTTATATAATCTTTAATGAACTTaacaacaaacaacaaaatcactaaacataataacaattttaaacaattatttttattaaaaacaaactgagagatcatagtatatttattagttattagttataaattataaatttaattaatatatttctagtacttgataaaaaaaatatttggttatttgaattcttagatcttatatataatatattttttttttgtcatataaaaattttatatccGACACTATATTTGACTAtgcatatattttttagttaggATTGGATCTATAAAATAGttcaattattcaaattaatttaaattcttttacGATCTTACTAGTTCCACACTTCTTTGTGGAACACAAATATTCTGATTTGTGGATTGTTAGGATtgacatttttttcttatataaatgattaaaaaattaccTAGTTTGAAAAATGGGCTATTGTACCCTTTGGAAGTTAAACGTGAATGAGGTGGTTgcaataaagaaaaagaagaagtcaAAGTTGAAATCAGCATTacctgtaaaaaaaataaaaatatatatactaaagcgtgtcttattattttattttgctaaTATACTTAGGCGTgtcattatattatatgtatgaatTATGTGTTGAGTAATAGAGAAaggtaatatttattattaattaattaatatgtcgCTCTCTTTCATCCCAAGCAAACTTTGACCAAAAATATCAGGCTATTATGATTGGAATACAGTTTCTGTATTTGACcttatttttttccttaaaatTAAATTCCTTCATTTTATGTGTCTCTCCTCCTCCATGTTGTGGTcctaatttataatcaaatcttAGCAATAATTTATTATCCTCCATCTTGTGGtcctaataatttaattgagttagaaaattaaaaatctaatattacaaacaaaaatatagaaCATTTTGGTTTAATAAGATTGCTATCAATAAGAAATTGATCTtttatgtagaaatttatttatttcaaagaaaattaaaatgatgtcatgttcATTTTTGGacgtttttttaataaaaattgttcaaagtttgaaacttttattttcttaatcgaggtaattataagataaaataaaatacaacccAAACTAAATGTTTAAACACATTTTGTTAAGACTAATTTTGTTTTCTCAATCATAAGATATTTCTTTTAAGTGTCtgtaaataaacaaaaatattaagtttcaaactcataattattatttttacataactTTATACATTTCAAATATAggttaacataattttttttattaaacttaatttttataaattaaaattaattagatttgagtaatattatttttattaaaaatatttatacatatattatttactctTTTATTGGATGtacaaaatattgaataaatttgataattatttgactttatatatacatacaataattattattacacatgttttaaattatatcaaattaataaattatttgaatatattttacatgagaaataattaaaaaagaaaatctaattgactttaaaaaaataaaattatcttattttaagtcatttaatcttttattcCCTTCCAATTTATTTTAGTTCATTCACTTTTCTGAgtttatatatactttaataaaaaaaattatataaaattccATAACAGCAAATATGTTTTGATTTGAAAGTAGGTTTATCTATTGAGTGATTCGGATGGATTTGTATATTATCcgtaatcaataaaaataattatactgaattttataaaataaatataattttcttgaGTAATTTTAAAGAGTAAAGTAAGATGACTTTTATTTAATCTACTACTACCTACCTAGAAGCGGCGGGATGATTATTAAGACTTTgtgtaattataattataaatataaatgtatccAGActctcaaaatatattaattcattcatattcAGACGGGAAATTTCAACAATACAAATatctttagagagagaaagagagagagaacaGTCAAGCTTCTTCAACTGGTTGCTTCAAGGAAATTGCAGTCAAATCTGATACACGCGAGATTCGCTGTTCTAGAATTACGCGGATTTAGGCGAATTCGTGGAACCAGGCCGCCGTGCAAATCCTCTCTTATTCAACTGCTCAAACTTGTAGGTAAGGTAGTAAGTAGATCATCGATTCTTACACAATTGTTTTGATTTCTCTCGTCGTTTAC is drawn from Impatiens glandulifera chromosome 3, dImpGla2.1, whole genome shotgun sequence and contains these coding sequences:
- the LOC124928953 gene encoding putative E3 ubiquitin-protein ligase LIN-1 gives rise to the protein MAGNYGFSMDPENTKKYLVTTVGSFLQDRLLDKELRIQQKEQCAERLAAEDGTNDKDMEVGYSDQAVLANLDWGIDALDEAINTSNMETKLARLDYAEKMLQVCAMLNSGRKTAGVPNFYLSAWAHLNLSYLWKLRNNSHNAVLHILEMFHVDPFFSRIDFAPELWRDLFLPHMSAIVGWYTQERRRLVMEAIPDSSDLSLTVDFDQCFNESLIFSLRPDQAEKVQRLEELYGQSLDENTKLYAKYYRESMMNVDSTNGKVIPMIPIAEPPMTPLHEVSRSIPDFIKFGPILPKSAGFSPMMKHRRNEREEGTSPHSSRSWRTSTTMEDQGESFISNMQENGDEFDKERDACENSEIKSHIVPLNSFRMNNYDGTNLNTKSKESNSSRRHSPLHSPTTPSPKNSPSSGQDVHHWKNPVSVLRLLSTRAAAESPINSPSPVASPQLRDDSSSGSLDSDCESTGIKRGGRRKVGPEWSTDFENVASQEQRNSPLMSGSDEGSYSSASLPLSEKLSQARPKDFVCPITGQIFDDPVTLETGQTYERRAIEEWMNRGNTSCPITRQPLSASTLPKTNYVLKRLITTWKEQNPDIALEFSYAETPRSSLSNLSSKETSTPSRVSNSPSNNRARTEYSNTSRLSRFMRETESKSPTSVISQAALETIINGLEPHITCLCTSENLQECEAAVLTIVKKWKDAKGDPGLHSFLSKPTITNSFMEILTASMNREILSASVYILSELIFADDGAVVETLTNVNSDFDCLASLLKNGLAHASVLIYLLRPTFSQLSSQDLVPSLVQLILMKSDEFEEFQLVMEPKDASIVILDQLLTGGDENSRIVNAKNVVDANTIPVLVKCLDRTDVRQSVVSILFYCMMADKSCKNIIASRVELSLVLELFHSGNDGVKGLCVDFLSELVQQNRRTSCNQVLQIIKDEREFSIMHTFLVYLQMAPMDQQPSLATLLLQLDLLVDPRKMSIYREEAIDALIEALLRKEFPNFQAVALDSILFLSGRLAPSGKPCAEAWLLKIAGYNQAYDAMMKIDNINRQENERILEDEEKVARSWEKKVAFVLCNHDKGVIFKALEECLKSTSIVVAKSCLVCATWLIYMLYRLPDTGIRDVARKHLLQQFINVIQSSKNFEEKILAAIALRSFINDASALKDIGMYARCIYKALRKLKKNCKMIKDILKALINLPTVNPAELWSCSEAAELDSCTNGEVLSLLHLRGRLISSHSDGTIKVWNASKKVPHLIQEVCEHAKAVTCLYVPSSSNKLYSGSLDKTIRVWAIEHDGIHCIQVHDVKDSVHNLIANADVACFSSHGIGVKIYNWVGVPKHINFNKSVKSLAASGSKLYCGCSGYSIQEVDLCDYTSCTFYSGTRKLLGKQIIHSLYVQNGLLISGGSSVDGSAGKVFSLSSKSVMGSLSTGHDIHQIAVNNDFIFAATKLGTVEVWLKEGMERVASINAGIGGSGKLVSLVSDKDGDMLFAGFSDGKIRVWSLE